One genomic window of Medicago truncatula cultivar Jemalong A17 chromosome 1, MtrunA17r5.0-ANR, whole genome shotgun sequence includes the following:
- the LOC25485150 gene encoding 3-oxoacyl-[acyl-carrier-protein] synthase I, chloroplastic, with the protein MQSVQIQQQLPSTLRPSPLEPLRRKSSNAATATAKTKRVTRISAAVTTTTAPQREKDPKKRVVITGMGLASVFGNDVDAYYDKLLAGESGITSIDRFDASKFPTRFAGQIRDFSSEGYIDGKNDRRLDDCLRYCIVAGKKALEHANLGAANLSKIDKERAGVLVGSGMGGLTVFSEGVKNLIEKGYRKITPFFIPYAITNMGSALLGIDLGFMGPNYSISTACATSNYCFYAAANHIRRGEADLMIAGGTEAAIIPIGLGGFVACRALSQRNDDPKTASRPWDKARDGFVMGEGSGVLVLESLEHAMKRGAPIIAEYLGGAVNCDAYHMTDPRSDGLGVSTCIQSSLEDAGVSPEEVNYINAHATSTLAGDLAEINAIKKVFKDTSGIKINATKSMIGHCLGAAGGLEAIATVKAITTGWLHPSINQFNPEPAVDFDTVANVKQQHEINVGISNSFGFGGHNSVVAFSAFRP; encoded by the exons ATGCAATCAGTTcagattcaacaacaacttccCTCCACTCTCCGTCCTTCACCGCTCGAACCACTTCGCCGTAAATCCTCCAATGCCGCCACCGCCACCGCCAAAACAAAGAGAGTTACTCGTATCTCCGCCGCGGTCACCACCACCACTGCGCCTCAAAGAGAAAAGGATCCAAAGAAGCGTGTTGTGATTACCGGTATGGGTCTTGCTTCGGTGTTTGGAAATGACGTTGATGCTTACTATGATAAGCTTCTCGCTGGTGAGAGTGGTATCACTTCCATTGATAGATTTGATGCTTCCAAATTCCCAACTCGATTCGCTGGTCAGATCCGTGACTTCAGTTCTGAGGGTTACATTGACGGGAAGAATGACCGGAGACTCGATGATTGTCTCCGGTACTGCATTGTCGCCGGTAAGAAAGCACTCGAACACGCTAATCTCGGTGCTGCAAATTTATCCAAG ATTGATAAGGAACGTGCTGGTGTTTTGGTTGGGTCAGGAATGGGTGGTTTAACTGTATTTTCTGAAGGAGTTAAGAATTTGATTGAAAAGGGATATAGAAAGATAACACCTTTTTTTATTCCTTATGCTATTACAAATATGGGTTCAGCTTTGCTTGGGATTGATTTAGGTTTTATGGGTCCAAATTATTCTATTTCTACTGCTTGTGCTACttcaaattattgtttttatgcTGCTGCCAATCACATTCGTAGAGGTGAGGCTGATTTGATGATCGCCGGTGGGACTGAGGCTGCGATTATTCCGATTGGTTTGGGTGGTTTTGTTGCTTGTAGGGCACTTTCTCAGAGAAATGATGACCCTAAAACTGCTTCTAGGCCTTGGGATAAAGCACGTGATGGTTTTGTTATGGGTGAAGGTTCTGGAGTTTTG GTATTGGAAAGCCTGGAACATGCCATGAAGCGAGGTGCACCTATTATTGCTGAATATTTGGGAGGTGCTGTTAACTGTGATGCTTATCACATGACTGATCCAAGATCTGACGGACTCGGCGTGTCTACATGCATCCAGAGCAGCCTTGAAGACGCCGGTGTGTCTCCTGAGGAG GTCAACTACATAAATGCACATGCAACTTCCACTCTTGCTGGTGATTTGGCGGAGATTAATGCtatcaaaaaggttttcaaggaCACTTCTGGCATCAAAATAAATGCCACCAAG TCTATGATAGGTCACTGTCTTGGTGCAGCTGGGGGTTTGGAAGCTATTGCCACGGTGAAAGCCATAACAACAGGATGGCTACatccatcaatcaatcaattc AATCCAGAACCTGCAGTTGATTTTGATACGGTGGCAAATGTCAAGCAGCAGCATGAAATTAATGTTG gcatttcaaattcatttggaTTCGGTGGACACAACTCTGTCGTGGCTTTTTCTGCTTTCAGGCCCTGA
- the LOC25485152 gene encoding RING-H2 finger protein ATL54 isoform X1, protein MAGRLPGVGLSPRKRSEHYHNRHEHYATYRDSYLKESLDAPWTSMTTTLDETAFKAKQRLQKKLGHFFSSSRNQTWNVPNYSWSSEHNPKKEGKEFQKKDAGLGRKLLESSWLLRGNKFKKERKICAVCLEDFQQDEEVMNLSCSHKYHSACLLPWLETHPHCPYCRTIVEP, encoded by the exons ATGGCTGGTAGGCTACCTGGTGTTGGATTGTCACCAAGGAAAAGATCAGAACATTATCACAACAGACATGAACATTATGCTACCTACAGAGACTCTTACCTAAAGGAATCATTGGATGCACCATGGACTTCAATGACTACTACCTTAGATGAAACTGCTTTCAAAGCCAAACAACGCCTACAGAAGAAACTTGGTCACTTCTTTTCCTCTTCAAG GAATCAAACTTGGAATGTCCCGAACTATTCATG GTCAAGTGAACACAAtcccaaaaaagaaggaaaagaattCCAAAAGAAAGATGCAGGATTAGGTAGGAAGTTACTAGAAAGTTCATGGTTATTACGTGGCAACAAAtttaagaaagagagaaaaatttgTGCTGTGTGCTTAGAAGATTTTCAGCAGGATGAAGAGGTTATGAATCTTTCTTGCTCACATAAGTATCATTCAGCATGTCTTCTCCCTTGGCTTGAAACACATCCTCATTGTCCTTATTGTAGAACTATTGTTGAGCCTTGa
- the LOC25485152 gene encoding E3 ubiquitin-protein ligase RING1 isoform X2 yields the protein MAGRLPGVGLSPRKRSEHYHNRHEHYATYRDSYLKESLDAPWTSMTTTLDETAFKAKQRLQKKLGHFFSSSRSSEHNPKKEGKEFQKKDAGLGRKLLESSWLLRGNKFKKERKICAVCLEDFQQDEEVMNLSCSHKYHSACLLPWLETHPHCPYCRTIVEP from the exons ATGGCTGGTAGGCTACCTGGTGTTGGATTGTCACCAAGGAAAAGATCAGAACATTATCACAACAGACATGAACATTATGCTACCTACAGAGACTCTTACCTAAAGGAATCATTGGATGCACCATGGACTTCAATGACTACTACCTTAGATGAAACTGCTTTCAAAGCCAAACAACGCCTACAGAAGAAACTTGGTCACTTCTTTTCCTCTTCAAG GTCAAGTGAACACAAtcccaaaaaagaaggaaaagaattCCAAAAGAAAGATGCAGGATTAGGTAGGAAGTTACTAGAAAGTTCATGGTTATTACGTGGCAACAAAtttaagaaagagagaaaaatttgTGCTGTGTGCTTAGAAGATTTTCAGCAGGATGAAGAGGTTATGAATCTTTCTTGCTCACATAAGTATCATTCAGCATGTCTTCTCCCTTGGCTTGAAACACATCCTCATTGTCCTTATTGTAGAACTATTGTTGAGCCTTGa